The genome window TTTATAGCTTTGCCGATGAAGGGGTGTTTTAAAGCGAGTACGAAAGTTGGGAACGTTGCAAAGTGATTTTAAACCAATTCAATTAAACAACATAGCGGGTAAAGCGTTACCTTTATACAATTAAAACCCAAAGCTATGATAACTCCAGATAACCAGATCCCGATTGACGATTCAGAAAATAGCGATTCTGACGATCAGCTAAGCCAGCAGGACATCCATTCAAACGGATTTGATGATGCGCCCGAGCCTGGTGATACCGTTGATTATGCAGATCCTGATAAATTAAAACAGGCATACGATGCCTCTGAAGCCGCTTACACCCTTAACTTAGGTGACGACGGCGATACCACAGAAGGCGATAATGACTAATCAGCTCCTTTAAATCTCCCCTAACAGGGAGATTTTTTCTTTTTAACTTTATTAGCTTTCCGGGCTTTTCGATACTCTTTTACCTTTTTCTCACTTTCCGCTTTTCCGGCTTCCGCTCTTACAGAGTAAATCCTATCTTTGCCGATTATCATTTCGCTATAATGAAGATATCGTATAACTGGCTTAAAGAATTTATTGATACCGATAAAACTCCCGCAGAGATCTCAACCATATTAACCGGTACAGGTTTAGAGGTGGAGAGCCTTGAAAAAGTGCATGCCGTTCCGGGCGGACTGGAAGGTTTGGTTGTGGGCTATGTAAAAGAACGCAGCCAGCATCCCAATGCCGACAGGCTGAGCATTACCAAAGTGGATGTGGGTACGGGTGAAGATTTGCAGATTGTTTGCGGTGCGGCCAATGTTGATGCAGGGCAAAAGGTGGTAGTTGCTACCGTTGGTACCACTGTTTACCCAACAGTTGGTGAGCCTTTTAAGATCAATAAATCAAAAATAAGGGGCGAAGTGTCCGAAGGGATGATCTGTGCTGAAGACGAGATAGGCCTGGGCACCGATCATGCAGGAATTATGGTGCTTGATGCTGATGCGCAGGTTGGCATATTGGCTAAAGACTATTTTAAATTAAACGACGATTACCTTTACGAAATAGGTTTAACCCCCAACCGCGCCGATGCTACTTCGCATTTGGGTACGGCAAGGGATATTGCCGCATTTTTAAAGATAGGCGTAAAGAAACCTGATGTTTCGGCATTTAAGGCAGATAATACCAGCCGCAACATAAAAGTTGTGGTGGAGAACGAAGCTGCAAGTCCAAGGTATTCCGGTGTAACCATCTCTGGCGTTGAGGTTAAGGAATCACCAAAATGGATGAAGGAAAGGCTGGCGGTTATCGGTATCCGGAGTATCAATAATATTGTTGATGCAACCAATTATGTGCTGCATGACCTTGGACAGCCCCTGCATGCATTTGATGCAGATGCGATTAAAGGCGATACGGTGATCGTTAAAAATTACCCCGAAGGAACACTATTCAAGACTTTGGACGATGTGGAGCGCAAGTTAAGTGCTGATGATTTGATGATAGGCAACGCCGAAGTGCCGATGTGTATAGCCGGTGTTTTTGGCGGCGCAGATTCTGGAGTTAAATCAACTACCAAAAATATCTTTTTAGAGAGCGCCTATTTCAATGCTGTTTCGGTTCGTAAAACATCCAAGCGGCATGGTTTAAAAACAGATGCCTCGTTCAGGTTTGAGCGCGGTACCGATCCGGATATGACGGTGTTTGCTTTGAAACGTGCTGCTTTATTGATAAAGGAAATCGCAGGCGGACATATCTCATCAGAAATATCTGATCATTATCCAAACCCGGTTGCACCGTTTGAGATAGAAGTTACTTATAAAAACATCCACCGGTTAATCGGCAAGGAAATTCCGCATGGCGAAATAAAAGGCATCCTCACCGCTTTGGATATTGACATAGTTGGCGAAACGGGCGAGGGATTATCGTTAAAAGTACCCCCTTACCGTGTTGATATTACCCGCGAGGTGGATATTGTAGAAGAGATTTTAAGGATCTACGGTTATAATAACATCGAGATCCCTACACAGATTCGTGCCTCATTAAATACATCCGTGCGGCCCGAGAAAGATACCGTACAAAATTTAATCTCAGACATGCTGTCGGCCAATGGCTTTAACGAGATCATGTCGAACTCATTAACAAAATCAACCTACTCGTCAAATCTTGATAAGGCGGTAAAAATCCTTAATCCTTTAAGCAGTGACCTTGACGTGATGCGCCAAACGCTGATTTATTCGGGTCTTGAGGCTATCGCATACAACACTAACCGGCGTAATGCCGACTTAAAATTGTATGAGTTTGGAAAAGTTTATGAGGTGAATGAAGATAAGTATTCCGAAACCCAAAGGTTTGCAATCTTTATATCAGGCATCGATAAGCCCGAGCAATGGAACCAAAAAGCAAAACAGGTATCGTTTTATAACCTCAAGGCTATTGTTGATGGTATTATCTCCAAATTAAACATAACCGGGCTGGCATTGGAGGAATCAACCTGCAAAAAGCTTAGCTGGGGGATGCAATACAATCTAAACGGCAAGCAGCTGGTAAAGTTTGGTAAAGTTGCTCCAGAGGCTTTAAAAATGGTTGACCTGAATAACGAGGTTTTTTGTGCCGATTTTAATTTTGACCTGATACTGGCTGCGGTGCGTAAAAATAAGATCGTATTTCGGGATGTACCGAAGTTTCCGGCAGTCAGGCGTGATCTTTCCATGTTGATTGATAAATCAGTAACATTTGGCCAGTTAAAACAGATAGCCGAACGGACAGAACGCAAGCTGTTACAGGAAGTAAACGTGTTTGACGTTTACCAGGGTGATAAGCTGCCCGCCGGAAAAAAATCATACGCATTAAGCTTCATCATCCAGGACAGTGAAAAAACGCTGACTGATAAAGCGATTGACTCAATAATGCAAAAATTAATTTATAATTTAGGTAAAGAGGCAGGAGCTGAGATTAGGAAATAGAGATTAGTTAACCAGAGATTAGAGACCAGTTGATCGGCGGGGGGGTAAAACTATGATGGAATTACTATTTACAGTCAACAAAAACTAATCTCCGATCTCAAATCGCTATATTTGTTAATAAATAATTAATATCATAACGGTAAAACTAATCTCCGGTCTCTGACCTTTAATCACTAACAACCAATGGCCTTAGCAGAGCAATTAAATACAATTGTAGAAAGAACAGAGCGCTTAATTGAGCTTTGCGCTGCTTTGCAGGAGGAAAACGACCTTTTAAAGTTGGAGAGCGAGGCGTTATCGGTAGCGCTTGATGCGAGTAAAAACAAGACAAAAGAGCTGGACGAGAAACTTCGCGCATTGAAGATGGCGAAGTCTTTTTCAGAAACAAATGAAAAAAGTCTTGACATAAAGCAAAAAATTAACGAATTTGTGCAGGAAATAGATAAGTGTATTGTATTATTGAAGAAATAATACAAAAAGTGAGCTCAAATGGGAGAAATCTCAATAAAAATAAACATTGCTGACAGAGTTTACCCCTTAAAGGTAAACATGGAAGAGGAAGAAATAATACGCAGGGCAGCCAAACTGATTAATGACCGGATAAAAGAATATCAGGAAAATTACGCAGTTAGGGATAAACAGGATTTGCTTTCGATGTGTGTGCTGCATTACGCCACATCATCGTTAAAAGCAGATATGAAGGGAAACATTGAAGATACGGAAGTAACGGAGAAGGTTTACCAGTTGGATTATTTGTTATCAGAGTTTTTTTCAAAGCAATAACGTTCTTTACATATTTACAGAGCAATTAAGATTTAACCGCAGTTAAATTTTAAGTATCACTATTAAAAACTTAACGCTTCAATATGAACGGATCGAAGAGGCATGCGTTGATCGTACGGTTAACGGTAACCCATGATTCGTACCTGAATGAGGTTTTTAAATACATGACACTTAGAAATTAGTTGCGGTTTTTTTAATATATACCAATTATAGACATGAGTACAACCATATTATATCTTATCATCGGAGTGTTGATAGGAGGCCTGCCGGGATTCCTGCTGGGACGATTTTTGCTGAAGAAGCTGTTTAAAGATCAGGAAGTAGCTGCACAAACTAAGGTCAAAAAGATTTTGAAGGATGCTGAAAACGACGCTGAGATTCTGAAAAAGAACAAGCTGCTGGAAGCTAAAGAGAAGTTTTTACAGATGAAAGCCGAACATGAGCAGGAAATAAACGCTAAAAACAACAACATTAACCAGCGTGAGAATGGCATCAAGCAGAAAGAGCAGTCATTGAATCAGCGTTTGGAAAACCAGAATCGCAAAGATAATGAGCTGGATAACCTACGTAAAAACCTGGAGCGCCAAACCGAAATTGTTGTTAAAAAACAGGAAGAAGTTGAGGTGCTTAAAAATTCACATGTTCAGCAGCTGGAAACCATCGCGGGCTTATCTGCCGAAGATGCAAAGAACCAATTGGTAGATAACCTGCGTGAAGAGGCCCGCAGCAAGGCAATGGCTCAAATAAAGGATATTGTTGACGAAGCTAAGCTTACCGCTACGAAAGAAGCCAAGAAGATCGTTATCCAAACCATTCAGCGTACAGCTACAGAAGCTGCGATAGAGAATACGGTTTCTATTTTCAATATAGAGAATGATGAAATAAAAGGTCGGATCATCGGTCGTGAAGGCCGTAACATCCGTGCGCTGGAAGCAGCAACAGGGATTGAGATCATTGTGGATGACACGCCCGAAGCCATCATATTATCCGGCTTTGATCCGGTTCGCAGAGAGATTGCCCGTTTGGCAATGCATCGCCTGGTTACTGATGGTCGCATCCACCCGGCACGTATTGAAGAGGTAGTTGCCAAAACCAGGAAGCAAATAGAAGAAGAAATTGTCGAGATAGGTGAGCGTACCGTAATCGACTTAGGAATTAGCGGTTTACACCCCGAGCTGATCCGGATGGTTGGCAGGATGCGTTACCGCTCATCATACGGGCAAAACCTGTTACAGCACTCACGTGAGGTAGCTAATTTCTGCGCTACCATGGCTGCCGAGCTTGGCTTAAATGTTAAGCTTGCCAAGCGTGCCGGCTTACTGCACGATATTGGTAAAGTGCCTGATGATAATCCTGAATTGCCTCACGCTATTTTGGGGATGCAGCTGGCAGAAAAATATAAGGAACATCCTGAAGTTTGCAACGCGATAGGAGCCCACCATGACGAGATAGAAATGACATCTATGTTGTCGCCGATAATACAGGTTTGTGACGCTATCTCAGGCGCAAGGCCGGGCGCTCGCCGCGAAGTGGTTGAAAGCTACATTAAGCGCTTAAAAGAGCTGGAAGAGCTTGCATTGTCATATCCGGGTGTTGAGAAAACATTCGCTATCCAGGCAGGCCGTGAGCTGCGCGTAGTAGTTGAAAGCGAAAAAATCAGTGACGCACAGTCAGAGATACTGGCCGCCGACATTTCAAACCGCATCCAGACAGAAATGACCTACCCGGGCCAGATCAAGGTTACCGTAATAAGAGAAACAAGGTCTGTAGCATTCGCTAAGTAAAAATTAAATTTAACCCTCTCCAAAAAATGGAGAGGGTTTTTATATTGTGGCAATTAACACCAAAAACATAAAAACTAAAACAGTCGGAACTGCTTCAGCAGAACAGCGGCCGGTTGATGTTTATTTCGATAAATACGCCGAAAGCCACCAAAATTCAACCAATAAGCTTATTCATTGGATCTGCGTTCCGCTCATCGTATTTAGTTTGTTCGGGTTATTTTGGGCTATCCCGTTTCCTTACCTTAAGTTTTTGGGCAGATACAACGGGTTTATAAACTGGGCATCGTTTTTAATCGGCTTTAGTATTTACTTCTATTACAAATTATCTCCGGTTCTTTCGTATTTAATGTTGTTCATCATGTTCGGCTTTAGTTACGGCATTATCCAGTTGGAAATATGGCAAAAAGCCGGCGGCCCTGCTATGTGGCAGGTGTGCCTGGTGATTTTTGTACTCTCGTGGGTGGGGCAATTTATCGGTCACAAAATAGAAGGCAAAAAGCCATCTTTTTTAGATGACCTGAAGTTCCTGCTGATTGGCCCTATCTGGCTGCTGCATTTTATTTTAAAGAAGCTTTCTATCAGGTATTAGAATAAAAAGCCTGGAAACTTAGCTGGTATTGTTTGCAGATTCCGGTTAGGCTTAACTTCTTTGTCAGCGCCTCTAAAGGTTCTTCCCTAGTTTTTCTAAAATATCCTGAGGTACTTTTTGCAGATCGAGCACTAAAAAACCGTCCAGGCAATCAGCAAATTTAGGATCTATATTAAAACAGATGATCTTTGCATTTAAGGCAATGTACTGCCTAAGCAACACAGGTACTTTCATGTTACGGCTCTCTACTTCGCCTATGAGGTTATCCAACCCCTTAAAGCTGTCTTCGCCGGCCATTAATAAATCGGTATCAATACTTGCCAGGTCAACCTTGAATTTTTTGCGGGGCTTAACGTATTGGGCCAGTTCATGGTCGAAATGGTTCCGGTTGATATAATCAACAATAAGCGACTTGGAGAAATTTGAGAACGAGTTGCTGATGCTCACAGGCCCGATCAGGTACCGGTAGCGCGGGTTATCAATTAAATATTTTAAAATGCCTTTCCACAATAAAAACAGCGGTAATGGTTTTTGCTGATATTCTTTACGGACAAATGAACGGCCAAGTTCAATACTCTTTTTAAGCACAGGTGTAAACTGCGATTTGATCTTAAACAGTTCAGAAACATAAAAGCCTTTTTTGCCGATACTATAAAAGATCTCGTCGCCCAGGCCTATGCGGTAGGCCCCCACTATCAATTTGGCTTCGGTATCCCAAATAAACAAGTGATGGTAATAGATATCATATTCATCAAGGTCGATGGCTTTATTGGTTCCCTCGCCTATCTCCCTGAACGTAACTTCACGCAACCGGCCAATCTCGCGGATCACATTCGGGATGAGTGTGGTAGGGGTTATAAATACCTCGTAGTTTTTTTCAACCCAAATCCTGTAATGATCACGCAGCGGGATAATCTCCTTTTCCAGCGTATCGGCGTTTATTTCAGGTGCTATCGCCTCCGGTAGTTTTTTTATTTTGAATAAGTTACGCGGGTTAAAAATCTTCTTCTCGTTTTCAAGACCGGTCCCCAGCGCATAAGTGCGCGCACGTAAATAGTTAAGCAGCTTGGCGCTGTTGGTATAATCCGGAATGTCCTGCACATTAATCGGCTTGCCTATCCGCAGCTTAATGGTATGCCCGTGCTTATTAAATAATTCAGAAGGGAGCTTGGCCGTGCGAAGTGCCGGGTGGATAAGACTAAGCAGGTTAAAAAGCAAACCGTTGTTACCGTGGAAGTAAATAGGTACAACCGGCACCTTTGCCTTGGCTATAATTTTACCTACAACGGGGTGCCACATCCGGTCAGTTACTTCCTGTTTATCTACCTTATAAGTTGACACTTCTCCGGCAGGGAATATGCCGATTGGCGTTCCGTTCGCCAGCAGTTCAAGCGTGTTTTTCAGGCCGCTGATGCTGGATGAATGGTCAACATTTTCAAACGGGTTTACCGCGATAAAATAATCGGCCAAATTGGGGATCTTTTTAAGCAGGAAGTTAGCCATCAGCTTGGCATCGGGCCTAACCATGCACAGCATCTTTAACAATACCATGCCTTCAATACCTCCATAAGGATGGTTGGCAATAGCAATAAAACTGCCTGTTTTAGGAATGTGCCTTAAATCGCGTTCGTCAAATTCAACATCAATGCCGCAACCCTCTAAAATAGCGTCAACAAATTCTGGACCCACCTTTGGTTGTGCCTGGGCAAACAACTCGTTCACCTGGTTAATTTTCATTATTTCCATCAATAAAGCAGCAAGGCCTGGCATCTTCAGCTTATCCAGTTTAGTTGCTTTGGCAAACTCTTCTGTGGTAATTACCTTCATACTTATAAAACAAACCCCATTGTAAGGGGGATAAATATCCTGAAAAATTATTTAATTTACTCCTGATAAACCTTTTAATGAAAGCGCGGATAAAAAATTACCTGTCAATAAGCAAAAAAGAGTGGAACGGTTTGGTAATTCTTGTTGTATTGATTGCATTGGTACTTGCTGCTCCCTATGTTTATCAGTTAATCCGCAAAGATAATACAATAAATTTTAAAGATTTTGATAAAGCAGTTGCCCGGCTAAACAAGCTTGGCAGCAAAGCCGGTTACGATCCTGATAATGAAAAGGCTGATCCCGTTGAGCATATTTCAAAGGTTGAACTGACCCCTTTCAATCCAAATAACCTTACTGTAAAGCAATGGCAGCAGCTCGGGTTAACCGCGCAACAGGCAACTGTTATAGAACGCTATCAACAAAAAGGTGGCAGGTTTTATAGTAAAGAGGATCTGAAAAAGATTTATGCTATTACGCCCACCGACTACCTGCGACTTGAGCCTTACATCAGCATCCCGCAAACAGCCTATGTTTCAAAAAAAGTAACACCGGGCGAAATTATTGAACTTAATTCAGCTGATGCGGCAAAACTCGCCGAATTAAATGGAATAGGCCCCGCATTTGCAGCGCAGATAATACGGTATCGCAGCAGGCTGGGCGGGTTTATTAACAAACAGCAGCTAAAGGAAGTTTACGGGATTGATTCGGTGACTTATGCGGAGATAAAAGACCATCTTTTAGTAAATGCTGCCAATATTAAAAAAATCCCTGTGAATACTATCTCGTTCAGTCAGTTAAGAATTTTTCCTTATTTAAGCTATAAGCAGGCTAATGCAATCATCGAATACCGTGCGCAGCATGGCAACTATTCATCAGTAGCTGATTTGAAAAATATTGTACTGCTTGATGACAGAATTTTGCGTAAAATTGAGCCATATTTAAGTTTTAAATGATAGCGCAGCAAATAAAATCGGCCATTCGTGATATCCCTGACTTTCCCAAACCGGGTATCGTATTCAAAGATATTACGCCTATATTAAAAGACCCTCAGCTGTGCGAAGCCATTGTTAACGCCTTTGCTGAGCAATTGAAGGGCACCCGTATTGATGCCATAGCCGGCATTGAAAGCAGGGGTTTTTTATTCGGGCTTTCGCTGGCTACCAAATTGGGTGTTCCCTTTGTACCGGTGCGCAAGGCCGGGAAACTTCCCTTTACCATTAAACAAAAGGCTTACAAGCTTGAATACGGTACCGCCACTATTGAGTTGCATACTGATGCATTTGAACCCGGTCAGCATATTTTAATTCACGACGATCTATTGGCAACCGGTGGCACAGCCCTTGCAGCCAGTGAATTGATCCAGGAAATGGGTGGAATAGTGGCTGGCTTTTCGTTTGTTGTAGGATTGGGTTTTTTGAAAGGATTGGAAAGGATAAGCCCTGTTTGCGATAGGGTGGTGGTGCTGGCGGATTATTAACAAAAATATTTTCACACCGATTTCGTTCTGACAAATCCCTCTGTAATAACTAAACCTAGTATTCATACCATATACCAAATCGTTCTTTTTTCACGAGGATTTTATTTGAAACCAATGCATGAGATATTGCGTTACTTTGCTGTAAACCAATTATAAATACATGGATTCTTTATTAACTGATGCGCCCGCCGGATACGATTTTTCTATCAACGATAATCAAAAAATGATAGGCCAGATGGCCAAAGATTTTGCTGAAAAAAACATCCGTCCGCATGTGATGGAATGGGACGAGGCGCAGCATTTTCCGGTAGAGTTGTTCAAGAAATTGGGCGAACTGGGGATGATGAGCGTTTTTGTACCGGAAGAATACGGCGGGTCAGGCTTCGGCTATTTTGAATATGTAACCGTGATAGTTGAGATTGCAAAGGTTTGCGGATCGATAGGGCTGTCGGTTGCGGCACATAATTCGTTATGTACCGGCCACATTCTTGCATTTGGGAACGAAGAACAAAAACACCGCTGGCTTCCGAAGCTGGCTACGGCGGAATGGATAGGAGCCTGGGGGTTAACCGAAGCTAACACCGGTTCGGATGCGTTGGGTATGAATACAACTGCCGTTTTAGATGGCGACCATTATATTGTAAACGGATCAAAAAACTGGATCACCCACGGTAAATCAGGTAATGTAGCTGTGGTTATGGTTCGCACAGGCGAAAAGGGCGATTCAAAGGGGATCTCGGCCCTGGTTATTGAAAAGGGAACTGCAGGCTTCACTCATGGTAAAAAGGAAAACAAGCTGGGCATGCGGGCATCAGAAACAACTGAACTGATATTTGATAACTGCCGCGTACCAAAAGAAAACCTTTTGGGCATTGAGGGCGAAGGATTTAAGCAGGCCATGAAGGTGTTGGATGGCGGGCGAATTTCTATCGCTGCTTTATCATTGGGCATTGCCAAAGGGGCTTTTGAAGCAGCAGTTACTTATTCAAAGGAACGTAAGCAGTTCGGCCAATCGATCAGTAACTTCCAGGGGATAGCCTTTAAGCTGGCAGATATGGCCACAGAAATTGAAGCCGCTGAACTGTTGATCATGCAGGCCGCCGATTTGAAGAACAGGCATCTGCCGGTAACAAAGCAATCGGCTATGGCTAAATACTTTGCATCAGAGGTAGCAGTCCGTACCGCTACCGAGGCTGTACAGATTTTCGGCGGCTATGGCTATACCAAAGATTTTCCGGTTGAAAAATATTACCGGGATGCCAAGCTTTGTACAATAGGCGAGGGGACATCGGAGATACAGAAAATTGTAATAAGCAGGGAGATATTGAGGTAATATTATTAGACAGTTAGTTTTGGCAGTAAACGTATGCTTTCATAAACGTTACTGCCCAATTAATTAACCCAATCAACTAATTCAACTTCCCTCTTTCATATTCAAAACTAAATACTTACCTTTGCCCTCCCACGAAAGGAGGTATTTCAGGAATTATGATCATTATTAACGTAAAAGACGGCGAATCATTAGATAAAGCATTAAAACGCTTTAAAAAGAAATTTGAGAAAACTGGAGTTTTAAGAGAACTACGCAGTCGCCAGGCATTTGAGAAAAAATCAATTACCCGTCGCCACGAAATTAAACATGCCATCTACAAGCAGAATATGAACTTAGAACCTACCGTTTAATTCTTGTAAAAGAATTTTCGATTTTTCTAATCAAAATATCAAAACTATTTGTACATTCATTCTTTGGGTGTACAAGTAGTTTTTATGTTTACAGAGCGTTTTATCCGGTATATTCAATTCGAAAAAAGGTACTCACCGCATACCGTATCCGCTTATCAGTCAGACCTTGATCAATTTATTTCTTTTCTCAATAATCCAGGCAAGGAAACGCCTCCGCCACCTGCAGCAATAACACATCCGGACCAAATTACGCATTATCACATCCGCAATTGGATTGTGGAGATGATGAACCAGCAAATTATCGCCCGGTCTATTAATCGTAAAATTGCCACATTACGCAAATACTTCAAATTTTTAGTGCAGGAAGAGGTTATTCAAATTAACCCCGCGGCCAAAATAAATACACCTAAGATCCCTAAAAATTTGCCTGTTGTTGTTGAAGATGCCCGGCTAACGCAGATGCTTGATGATAATGAAGTGTTTGGGCACGATTTTAAGGGCCTGCGGGATAAACTTGTTATCGAGATGCTGTTTGGTACCGGCATGAGGCTTTCTGAGCTAATGGGAGTTAAGGATACGGATATAAACACCTACGAAGGCACCATAAAGGTTTTGGGAAAAAGAAACAAGGAGCGCATTATCCCGGTTAATAATGAATTGAAATTATTAATAGCTGAATACCAGGAGTTAAAGAAAAAACAAGATTTTTCCGGTAACAATTCCTTAACCTTAATCGTTACAGATAAAGGAGCAAATGCTTATTCAAAGCTAATTTATTTAATAGTGCACAAGTATCTGTCTTACATATCAACCCAAAACAAAAGAAGCCCGCATGTGCTGCGCCACACGTTTGCAACCAGCCTGCTCAATCGCGGGGCCGACTTAAATGCAATCAAAGAACTTTTGGGCCACGCAAACCTTAGTGCAACCCAAATTTATACTCATAATTCAGTTGAAAGGTTAAAGTCTATTTACAAACAAGCCCATCCAAAGGCGTAAAAAGGAGGAATCATGAAAATTACAGTGCAATCTATTCGTTTTAATGCAGACAAGAAATTATTGGATTTTATTCAAAAGAAAGCTGATAAGCTTGAAACCTTTTATGATCATATTATTAGCGGCGAAGTGTATTTAAAGCTGGAGAATGTGGAGGATGAGGCTAATAAGATAACGGAGATTAAACTGATGCTGCCGGGTAACCAATTATTCGCCAAAGAGCAGTGTAAAACATTTGAAGAGGCCACCGATCTGGCGATCGAAAGCCTGAGAAAGCAGATTGAAAAGCACAAACAGAAAAAATTTGCCGCCGCCGAGGCTGCAAAAAAAGCGGTTTTACTATCGGCAACAGACGATTTTTGAACCTGATAAACATTATTTTTAAACGTAAATCGGTGGGTTTCAGCCTGCCGATTTTTTTTTAGAAAATAAATTTTGTTCAGCACTAAAAATGTGTAAATTTGCAATCCCTTTCAGAGAGGTATGTAAATGTCTTCTCGCAGTTAAAAGGGTTGGTTCTTTAAAATTAAAATACAGCCTTAATAATTAACCGGTATTATTCCGATGGTCAGCAATGATTTACGAATGTACAAAGGGTAATGATTTAAGCCTCCTTAGCTCAGCTGGTAGAGCGACTGACTTGTAATCAGTAGGTCATTGGTTCGATCCCGATAGGAGGCTCTGTTAATTTCGGAAGAGTGATGTTTAGCTTCAACTTTGGACATCGCAACGCCGAAATCAACAAATGGGGGGATACCAGAGCGGTCAAATGGGGCGGACTGTAAATCCGCTGCTTCGGCTACGAAGGTTCGAATCCTTCTCCCCCCACTTTATTAAGTTGGCAGTTTACAATTTAAAGTTTGCGGTTAAAGCTTACTGAAATTTGTAAACTGTCAATTTGATTAAAAAAGGTTTACGGAATACAATA of Mucilaginibacter xinganensis contains these proteins:
- the hpf gene encoding ribosome hibernation-promoting factor, HPF/YfiA family, with amino-acid sequence MKITVQSIRFNADKKLLDFIQKKADKLETFYDHIISGEVYLKLENVEDEANKITEIKLMLPGNQLFAKEQCKTFEEATDLAIESLRKQIEKHKQKKFAAAEAAKKAVLLSATDDF
- a CDS encoding acyl-CoA dehydrogenase is translated as MDSLLTDAPAGYDFSINDNQKMIGQMAKDFAEKNIRPHVMEWDEAQHFPVELFKKLGELGMMSVFVPEEYGGSGFGYFEYVTVIVEIAKVCGSIGLSVAAHNSLCTGHILAFGNEEQKHRWLPKLATAEWIGAWGLTEANTGSDALGMNTTAVLDGDHYIVNGSKNWITHGKSGNVAVVMVRTGEKGDSKGISALVIEKGTAGFTHGKKENKLGMRASETTELIFDNCRVPKENLLGIEGEGFKQAMKVLDGGRISIAALSLGIAKGAFEAAVTYSKERKQFGQSISNFQGIAFKLADMATEIEAAELLIMQAADLKNRHLPVTKQSAMAKYFASEVAVRTATEAVQIFGGYGYTKDFPVEKYYRDAKLCTIGEGTSEIQKIVISREILR
- a CDS encoding tyrosine-type recombinase/integrase, with product MYIHSLGVQVVFMFTERFIRYIQFEKRYSPHTVSAYQSDLDQFISFLNNPGKETPPPPAAITHPDQITHYHIRNWIVEMMNQQIIARSINRKIATLRKYFKFLVQEEVIQINPAAKINTPKIPKNLPVVVEDARLTQMLDDNEVFGHDFKGLRDKLVIEMLFGTGMRLSELMGVKDTDINTYEGTIKVLGKRNKERIIPVNNELKLLIAEYQELKKKQDFSGNNSLTLIVTDKGANAYSKLIYLIVHKYLSYISTQNKRSPHVLRHTFATSLLNRGADLNAIKELLGHANLSATQIYTHNSVERLKSIYKQAHPKA
- the rpsU gene encoding 30S ribosomal protein S21, producing MIIINVKDGESLDKALKRFKKKFEKTGVLRELRSRQAFEKKSITRRHEIKHAIYKQNMNLEPTV